Within the Nocardioides humi genome, the region CAGGCCTACGCCGAGGGCTGGGAGCTGCTCGAGAAGGTCGACATCGTCGAGAACGTCCCGGCGATCTTCGACTCCTGGCGCCACGGCACCGTCATCCGCTCCTGGCTGCTCGACCTGCTCACCGAGGCGATCGAGGCCGACGAGCATCTCGAGCAGCTGCGCGGGTACGCCGACGACTCCGGTGAGGGCCGGTGGACCGTCCAGGCGGCGATCGACAACGCCGTACCCCTGCACGTCATCGCGTCCTCGCTGTTCGCGCGGTTCACCTCGCGCCAGGACGACAGCCCCGCCATGAAGGCGATCGCGGCGATGCGCAACCAGTTCGGCGGGCACGCCGTGCACACCGAGCCGCCCCCGGCGGCGAGGCCAACCCCGACGCGTCCTGACCACCGCGCCCCATGCGTTTTCGTCACGGAATCGCCGACAGGACGACGAAAACGCATGGGGCGCGGTGCTTCAGAGGGCGAGGATGGCCCGGACCAGCGCGAAGCCGAGCCAGGCGACGAGGACGACGACCGCGAGCGGGTTGCGGACCAGCCGGTCGAGCGAGGGCGGTACGCCGCCGCGCAGCCGGGCCCGGACGACGGCGACGCCGAGCGCCAGCACGACCAGGGCGAGCAGCGGGCCGAAGGGGTGGGCGAGGAACGAGTCGCGCCACCAGCCGTGCGTGAGGTAGACCCAGGACCGGGTCAGGCCGCAGCCGGGGCACGGCAGCCCGGTGAGCCGGCGGAACGGGCAGATGACCGGCCCGTCCTCGATGTGGTCCGGCGAGAACAGGACGCTCGCGCCCAGCGCGACGACCCCGACGGCCGCGACCACCTCGGTGGTCGTCGGTCGCCGGGTCGCCGGCGCGTGGGTGCTGGACATGGGTGGGGCCGGGACGTCAGCGCAGCGGTCGGCCCTGCGCGTCGGGGATCTTGCGGAGCAGCACCAGCACCAGGTCGATGATCGACCACACGCCGAGGCCACCGCAGGTGAGCAGCTTGGCGACGCCGAGACCGGTGTAGCCGAGGAAGAAGCGGTCCACGCCGAAGCTGCCGAGCA harbors:
- a CDS encoding DUF2752 domain-containing protein, translating into MSSTHAPATRRPTTTEVVAAVGVVALGASVLFSPDHIEDGPVICPFRRLTGLPCPGCGLTRSWVYLTHGWWRDSFLAHPFGPLLALVVLALGVAVVRARLRGGVPPSLDRLVRNPLAVVVLVAWLGFALVRAILAL